A window of Oscillatoria sp. FACHB-1407 genomic DNA:
CTAGTGTTGCGAACACAAAGTTCTGCAATGTAGGGGGTTTGGGGGCTTCGCCCCCAAGAAGGGGTTTCACCCCTTCACCCCTTTCAAAACTTATTTTTTGCTGTACTAGTCTGCTCCCTGCCATGAATTTGATGGCAAAACCCGCTCCTATCCGAAATCGAACTTATTGAATTCCCATGCCTCAGGGCTTTGCCTGTGAATCGGTAGAAAGCTGAACCGTTAGAACCCCTCAATGAGGGTTTTAACGCTGTGCTATAAGCATACTACAAAATACTACAGACATGTCATGTTTAGTTTAAACTTAACCAGCGATAATTTTGTGTTCTACTTTGAATAAATGGGCATCTTTATTGGTGAGGTGTGTAACTTTAGACACCATCAGGTTTTCGCACTAATCTATCCCCTTTCTGGCATTTGAGCTTGTCATGCTGTCAGACCTATTGCCGATTAACGCCAAAGATTGGGAGCAGGTGATTGAATGTCACCCACTCACGCTCTCACCTGAAACATCCCTGATGCAGGCTCTTCAACACTTTCAGCAACAAGGCTCAACCGTGACAGGTGCTTTTGTAGTTACCAATGGGCAACTGATCGGCGTGCTCAATACCCAAATTATCCTGAGGCTTGTTTCCCTGGGCATTGATTTACACCAGATCACAGTAGGGGAAACTATGGTTCAGCCTGCCCTCACCCTGAATCCAGCTGACCTCCAGGATGTCTCAATATTGGCTTATTTGCAAACTCAGGCAGCCGATGGAGTGGCGATTGTCAATGAGCAGATGCACTTTTTAGGCGCGATTTGCCCCGATCGCCTGCAAGCTTACCTGCGCTCAAATGCTGTGAAATGGCAACATCAAGTTGCTCAACTGCAAGCCGAAAATGAGTGTCTGCGACGATTACACCCAACCAATTCAGGCTCACCTTCGGTTAATCCAGCAGAGAATAGTTTCAACGCTGCCCGGCAAATCGTATTAGAAACAATCCCTGACCTGATGATTCGGATGACCGGAGAGGGAGTTTATATCGACTTTTTGCCAGCACGAAATTGCAAAACCATCATGCCCTCGTCCAACATGATCGGCAAGGCAATTTTTGAGGTGTTGCCTCAGACCATGGCAAATGAGCGAATGCATTATGTCAAGCTAGCCTTACAAACGGGTGAAACCCAGATTTATGAGTACGAAATTATCATTGATGGGATTCAGTCATATCAGGAGGTACGTATCACCCCTAGTGGAGCCGATGAAGTGGTGGTGATGGTGCGGGATATTAGCGATCGCAAGCAACGAGAATCCCAACTAGAGCAAACTAAAGTTGACCTCTTTCAGGCAAGGGCTAATTTAGAAGTACAGGTCAAAGAACATTCCACCGCTCTTGAAGTAGCGAATCAACGCTTGCAATATGAAATTGCAGAACGAAAGCGAATTGAGCAAGTGTTGCGAGAAAACCAAATTTACCTCCGCATTATTAATAAAATCGCTGCTTGTCTTACCTCTAGCTCATCGATTGAGCACATCATTGAAACCACGATCGAGCAATTGAGAAAGTACTTCAAAACTCTTCGAGTAGCATACTTTGTTTTAGACGAAGACAATATTATTTCCCTAATTCATCAGGCTCAACCAGCTAATTTTTCCCCTATTACGATAGACACCGACATGTCAGCTGCGACTGAATGGGTTAACGCCCTTCGTCAATTTGAACCTGTCATTGTTGAAGATATTAGTCAAGCTTCTATTCTGGCTTCCCAAAAAGAGTCTCTATTAGCAGAGAAAGTTCAAGCTGTACTGGATATCCCTCTAAAGCACTCCAATACTGAAATCGGAATTTTAAGTTTTGAATCAGCTGAGCCTCGTCGTTGGAGCGAATATGAGATTGCTACGTTGATCGAAATTGCCAACTATCTCTCATTAGTTCTACAAGAGGCAAACACTCAAAAACTGTGTGAATGGATCGAGGCGGCTCTTTTGCAATCGCGGCAAACAAATGCTCTGTTAGCAACCGCTTTAGAAAAAGCAGGTGACGCCATCGAGATCACCAATGCTGACTTGATGATCGAGTATGTCAACCCTGCCTGGGAAAAGATGACAGGCTACAGCCGGACAGAAGCAATTGGCAAAAATCCAGGGACGTTGTTGCAGGGGCATGAACACGATGAAGCGTTAACTCGTCAGATTGAAGCCACGATCGCCACAGGACAGGTATGGCGTGGCAAAGGCACTGCCCATCGTCCTGATGGCACACTGTTTCACCAAGACATCACCATTTCTCCAGTTTTTAATGCCATTGGGCAAATCGAGCATTATGTTGCCGTTAGACGGGATGTGACATTGCGCCAGCAAGCTGAGGAGCAACTGCAAAGTGCAAACGATGAGATGGCGGCGTTGTTTGCCGCGATGACAGATTTAATTCAAGTGTTTGATGACCAGGGGCGTTGCCTCAAAACTCCAACCCAACCCACAAGTTTGTTTGGAAGCGCAAATGATTGCATTGGTAAAACGCTACACGATACATTTTCTCCTGATCTAGCAGATTATTTTTTAGCCTGTATCCACCAATGTCTCAGATCTTGTCAAACCCTTAATGTTGAATATAGTTTGACCTTGGAAAATCACCAAACTCGATGGTTTGATGCCAACATTTCTCCGATCAATGAGAACACAGTGATCTGGGTTTCTAGAGACACCACGGAGCGAAAGCAGGCCGAGGAACAGCTCAAAACATCTCTCCATGAAAAGGAATTACTGCTCAAAGAAGTTCATCATCGTGTGAAGAACAACATGCAGGTTATTTCCAGCATTTTTTCCTTGCAATCACAACATACTACCGATCCAGACACTCTAACGATTTTAGCGGACAGTCAAAATCGTATTCGATCCATGGCATTGATTCATGAAAAGCTATATCAGTCAAACTCTCTCGCCAAGATTGATTTTGCCGATTATGTCCGTAGTCTCATGCAAAACCTCTTTTCCACCCACCGCGATCAAGCAAATAAAGTTCAACTGAATCTCGATATTTCAGATGTGCCCCTCAATATTGATACAGCTATTCCCTGTGGGCTCATTCTTAATGAATTGGTTTCAAACTCTCTTAAACATGCGTTTAAGGAAAAACAATCTGGAGAAATTATGATCACATTCATGAATTCCACCCAGGAACATGTCCATTTAGTTGTCAAAGACAATGGCACAGGGCTACCCAGTAACTTGAATATTTACCAGACAGATTCCTTAGGTTTGCGATTGATCCGTGCTCTGAGTCGCCAATTAAATGGGAAATGGGAACTTTATAATAATGGTGGCACTGTCTTTACAATTGTCTTTCCCAGATTTGTAGAACGCTAATTTCTTTGACCGATGTTTCTATTAGGCTCATCCAATGTATTTCCCCCAAATCAATTAACTCCCACTCTAATTAATTTGGATTTAGCGATTTTTTTGTATTATGTTAGCCACTAAAATCCTGATTGTTGAAGATGAGGCAATCGTTGCCGAAGACATTGCAAGTTGCCTGGAAAAGATGGGGTACATCATTGTTGATGTTGTGGCATCTAGTAATGCAGCGATCGCAGCCGCCGTGAAATATTCTCCTGATTTGGTGTTGATGGACATCATGTTGCAGGGTGAAATCGATGGCATTGAAACAAGCCAATCCATCTGCTCAAAGCTTAATATTCCTGTGGTCTATCTCACGGCTAATGCGGATGAAAGCACGTTAGAAAGAGCCAAGGAAACGGGACCCTTTGGATACATTATCAAGCCTTTCAAAGACCGAGAATTGCGGGCAGCGATCGAAATTGCACTCTCTCGACATCAAACTGAAATCGAAACCCAGAAGGCATTAGCTGCCGCTGAAGCCTTGCGTCAAAAAGCTGAAGAAACCAGCGAACTGAAAAGCCTTTATCTCTCGATCGCGTCTCACGAGTTTCGCACACCACTTTCCATCATCCGGATGGCAACCGAATTGTTGCAAAACTACAGTAATCAGATGCCAGAGTGCAAACGACAACAAAATCTGCAACGCATTCAGACAGCAACCGATAGCATGAACCTTTTGCTAGAAGATGTATTGATGTTAGGGCAAGTCGAATCTGGCACTCTGGAAATTCACTTGGTGCCCGTAGAGTTGGTGAGTTTCTGTCAGGAAATGATCGAAATGTTGCAACTCAGCGCAGGCGAAAAGCATTGCTTAGAATTTAGATGTAATAAAGCAGCTATTCAGGCAATGATCGATGAAAAATTGGTGTGGTATTTGTTGAATAATTTGTTAGTGAATGCTATCAAATACTCTCCTGAAGGAGGCAGTGTGCTGTTGACACTTCACCTGCAAGATGATCAGCTTTGTTTGCAGGTGCAAGATCAGGGCATTGGCATTCCTTTAGAACATCAAACCCAATTGTTTGAGCCTTTTAAGCGGGCAAGAAACGTTGGTAACATTCCGGGAACGGGGTTAGGGTTGGCGATCGCTAAACGATCGGTCGATCTTCATCAGGGGCAAATCAGCTTTGTCAGCAGCCCTGGAGAAGGGACAACCTTCACCGTTCAACTCCCCTTTTATCCGACTCCTACAGGCACCGTTCTATCGTAGCCGCGACAGACTGAGCCAGAGCGTTGAAGTGGTATCCCCCTTCTAAACCAAACACAATGCGACGGGTTACACTCAGACAATAATCGGTTAAAACTCCATAGTCTTGCGGTTGCAAACAAATCCCTGCGAGTGGGTCATCATTATTTGCATCATATCCTGCGCTAACAATCAGCACATCGGGCTGAAATCGCTTCAACGTCGGCACAATCTTGTCTTCAAAGATGGGACGATACTCCTTTAGAGTGCTGCCTGATGACATGGGAACGTTGATGACGTTATTGTGTGCCCCCTGTTCGTCAGTAGCTCCCGTTCCTGGATATTGGGGAAATTCATGTAACGAACAAAACAGGATACTGGGGTTGGTTTCAACGATCGCCTGCGTACCGTTACCGTGATGGACATCCCAATCCAAAATTGCCACCCGCTCCACTCCAGGTTGCCGTAGAGCATAGAGAGCCGCGATCGCCGCATTGGCAAAGATACAAAATCCCATGCCCAACTCTGGCAGAGCATGGTGACCGGGAGGGCGAGCGATCACAAAGGTGGGGGCGTTGGCTTCTAGAACGCGATCGACTCCATCCAACCAAGCACTCACCGCCAGTAACGCAACATCGTAACTACGGGGTGATACGGGAGTATCGGGGTCAATGTGCCCACCCCCGCGATGAGCTAATGCTTTGACGGCTGCCACATAACGAGGGGGATGCACCGCATACAGAGCATCGGTGAGGCGAGTTCCCTGAGCATCAACGGCTGTGGGCAATCGCCACTCTAGTTGGTCTGCCCAGGATACCGACCTTAAAGCGGTTGTAATTGCCTGTAATCTGCCTGAGTTTTCGGGATGATAGTAACCCGTGTCGTGTTGCAAAAATTCGTCACTATAGACGATAGAAACCATAGAGATTGTCATAGGAAGGCTTTTTCCCATCCTAAACCCAACCTCATGCTTTCTCTTCATCTGCTATTAACCAAATTGGGCAGGTTCTATGGCAATCTGGACAATAGGACAAAATATTGTTAGCTATCGCTGTACTTGATTAGCTATCGCTGTACTTCTTCATCCGCAGCATCTTTACGCACCGCATATGCAAACTCTGCCAAACCCCGTTGTCTCTACTCCATCGCTTCAGTTTTCAACCGATATGGCGATTCCCCGTCGCAAGACTCGCCCTGTCCCCGTTGGTGACATTTTCATCGGTGGAGATTATCCCGTCGCCGTCCAGTCGATGATCAACGAAGACACGCTAGACATCGATGGCTCTGTTGCTGCGATTCGACGGTTGCATGAGATTGGTTGTGAGATTGTTCGGGTGACGGTGCCCAGTATGGCTCACGCCAAAGCCATGCAGGAGATTCGGCAAAAGTTGTATCAATCCTACAAGCCTGTGCCGTTGGTGGCAGATGTGCATCACAACGGCATGAAGATTGCTCTGGAAGTTGCAAATTATGTTGATAACGTGCGGATTAACCCAGGATTATACGTGTTTGAGAAACCCAAGGGCGATCGCACAGAATACACCCAAAGCGAATTTGACGAGATTGGCGACAAGATTCGAGAAACACTAGAACCACTGGTTGTCTCCCTGCGGGAACAAGGCAAATCCATGCGGATCGGGGTAAACCATGGTTCCCTGGCAGAACGAATGCTGTTTACTTACGGCGACACGCCCGAAGGCATGGTGGAGTCCGCTCTGGAGTTTATTCGCATCTGCGAATCCCTCGATTTTTACAACATCGAGATTTCTCTTAAAGCCTCTAGAGTCCCCGTGATGATTGCGGCAAATCGTCTCATGGTGCGTCGCATGGATGAATTGGGTATGGACTATCCTCTGCATCTCGGTGTCACCGAAGCTGGAGACGGTGAATATGGGAGAATCAAGTCCACTGCGGGAATTGGCACCCTCTTAGCCGAAGGAATTGGGGACACGATTCGCGTTTCACTCACCGAAGCCCCCGAAAAAGAAATCCCAGTTTGCTACAGTATTCTGCAAGCTCTGGGCTTACGGCGGACAATGGTAGAGTATGTTGCCTGTCCTTCCTGCGGACGCACCCTGTTTAACCTGGAAGAAGTGCTACACAAAGTTCGGGAAGCCACAAAACATCTCACCGGACTCAACATTGCGGTGATGGGTTGCATTGTCAACGGACCCGGTGAAATGGCGGATGCTGACTATGGATATGTCGGCAAACAAGCTGGATATATCTCACTCTACCGAGGACGAGAAGAAATCAAGAAAGTCCCCGAAGATCAGGGCGTGAGCGAGCTTATTAATCTAATTAAAGCCGACGGTCGTTGGGTTGACCCACAACCAGCCAGCCATTAATCAAGCTATAATCAGCTTTTCTCTAGCTAATCTTTAAACAGTCCGATCACTCCAATGATCACCTTTTAGAGAAGTCTATGCTAGATTGAGCGTACTAACTTTACCCTTGTCTCCTCTCCCTTCATGCAAATTATGGCTATTTCAAAACGCGGCTTCGTTTTGGGCGCAACTGCGGTAGCTGTCACCGCTGTCACCGTCACTGGAGCAGGAATGCATTTGTCGCAAGGGCAGGCATTTTTTCAGGAGAGCCCCAAGGAGTTAGTGGATGAAGTTTGGCAACTGGTGAATCGCAACTATGTCGATGCCACTTTTAATCAGACTGATTGGCAATCGGTCAGACGTGAATATTTAGGACGGTCGTACAGTAACCGAGAAGAAGCTTACACCGCTATTCGGGAAATGCTGGAGCGGTTGGAAGACCCTTACACCCGCTTTATGGACCCAGAAGAGTTCCGTAGTATGCAGGTGGAGACGTCGGGAGAGCTAACTGGGGTTGGTATCCAGCTTTCTCAGGATGAAGAAACTAAGGAACTCGTAGTTGTTTCACCAATTGAGGACTCTCCAGCGTTCGCAGCGGGTATCACTGCCAGAGATGTGATCGTCAAAATCGATGGTCAGAGCACTGATGGAATGGATGTTAACCAGGCTGTATCTCTGATTCGAGGTCCCGCTGGAACAGAGGTGACCTTGACCATCAAGCGGGGCGAAGAGGAATTAGAGTTTCGTTTACAGCGTGCCCGCATTGAACTCCATCCAGTTCGCTATTCGATGCAAAATAGCGACATCGGCAAGATCGGCTACATTCGTCTGACTCAATTTAGTGCAAACGCGGCAGACGAGATGAAGGCAGCGATCGAAGACTTGGAAGCTCAAGGCGCAACAGGTTACGTCTTAGATTTGCGAGCTAACCCCGGTGGCTTGCTCTATTCCAGCATTGATATCGCTCGGATGTGGTTGGATGAGGGCACGATTGTTTCAACGGTCGATCGCCAAGGTGTGTCCGATCGCCAGGCTGCCAATGGTACGGCTCTCACGAATAAACCGCTGGTTGTCCTAGTAGATGTCGGCTCTGCCAGTGCTAGTGAGATTTTGTCGGGAGCGTTGCAGGATAACGATCGAGCCACATTAGTGGGAACTCAAACCTTTGGCAAAGGCTTGGTGCAATCGGTGCGAGGTCTGGGAGATGGTTCTGGACTGGCGGTTACGGTCGCTAAGTATCTAACTCCGAGTGGGCGAGATATCAACCATGCTGGCATTGCTCCAGACGTAGTTGTAGAACTCAGCGACGAAGAACGGCAAGCCCTTTTCCGCGATCGCGACGCCATTGGCACTTCTGATGACTTGCAATATTCCAGAGCACTGGAAGTATTGCAGCAAGAGGTCGCTGAATGGCAGCAACAGCAACAGCGTGCGCAGACAACTCCTTAGTCAGTGGTCAATGGTTAATAGTCAATGGTCAGTGGTCAACGGTCAGTGATTAGTGGTCAAGGGTCAATGGCTAATAGTCAGTGGTTAAGGGTCAAGGGTCAATGGGTAGCAGTTGATAGTTAGCCATCAACCAATGACATTATCGATTGACCACCAACGGGAATTCTCGCTCAACTTGCCAGTGATGCCCAGTGTGGATGAGGAGGGTGATGCGATCGCTTACCCATTCAAATTCTACGGAGCGCGATCGCAGTTCTTCCCATGCCTGTTTGAAGGTCTGTCGGGTAACATTGCGTGAGGCAACGGTGAGATGAGGCGAGAAAGGTCGTTGCTTTGATTTAGGATCAACAATGCCTAACTGCGTTTCTAGCGTTGCCATCAAAGCGGCTTGCAAGTGCAATAAGCTTGGTGTCTTGAGAACGTTGATGTAGAGCACTCGTGGCGGAAAGGAGCCAAAGCCTGACAACTGTACAGGTACAACACGTTGTTGTGTGACAAAATCACTCAAACACGCTTCCAGGGTATGTTGTTGCAGCGTATCCCATTCAAACGGAGGTTGCAGCGTAACGTGGGGCGGGGCTTTTGAAACCCCGGTGCGATAGCGATCGCCCAATGACTGGATGACATCGCTAGCATAGTCTTGAATCGGTTGCGGGGGAACCAGCGCAATAAAGAATCGAACGTGGGGCATGACTACAAAACTCAACAGTCGTTCAACAGGAGATAATTCACGCTATCCTTAAAATCCGATAGCAGAGCACGGTTGAAATGCCTTGGTTTGTCAAAATTGAAAAGGGAATCGTTGATAAATCTACCTTTGATCAGTCTGTACCCGCTCATAAAGCATTTGTCAAAGACTTGATTACCAAAGGACATCAGGCAAGGACAGGATATTGGGCTGAGCGGGGCGGAGGGATGTTGCTCTTTCAAGCAGCGTCTCTGGACGAGGCAAAGGCGATCGTGGCACAAGACCCACTCATTCAAAACGGTTGCGTCACCTATGAACTGCATGAGTGGTGCATCGTGCTTGAGTAAAAAATGGTCGAGTCAAAATTTTTGTTGAGCTTGAGTTTTTGAGGATGAGCGATAGCAACGACGGTTACAAAATTGTCAGTGATAATCGACAAGCCCGGTTTCTCTACGAAATTCTAGAAACCTATGAGGCGGGGGTCGAGTTGTTAGGCACTGAGGTCAAATCCATTCGACAGGGCAAGGTCAATCTGCGCGATGGCTATGGGTTGATCCGTAATCATCAGGTGTGGTTGTACAACGTGCATGTGTCTCCCCACGACACGACGAATCGTGTCTATAACCACGAACCGACCCGCACCCGCCGATTATTACTCCACAAAGAAGAGATCCGCAAGCTGATTGGAAAAGTCGAGCAAAAAGGGCTCACGCTCGTACCCCTCAAACTCTATCTCAAACGGGGTTGGGTCAAGGTGACGCTGGGACTGGTGCGCGGTAAGAAGTTGCACGACAAGCGGGAAGATCTGAAGCGCAAGCAAGAGAAGCGCGACATTCAACGAGCCATTAAATCGCGATGATATAGCTTTAGTCAGAAAGCTTAAGGCAATGGCAATAGCTCAAACTCTGATGCTGGGAAAGCTTTCTGACTCGTCTTCGCCCCATTGAATGTAGCTACGGCTATACAAGTGAGGGTAAAGCTTTCGGCAATCGATTTTGTGGCTCAATTACCACTGCTTGACCGAATGCTTCACCCTAACAGAATCGTTATTAAACCGAGGTTGGAGCAGGTACAGACTTCTCTAGTATCAACTTCGATCGCTTGACTGCCTCTGGCACTGCGATCGGATAGTCGCCTGTAAAGCAAGCAGAGCAGAAGCTTTGAGGGTCTTCGCCTGTCGCCTTTAACATGCCATCCCAACTGAGGTATGCCAGCGAGTCAACGCCGATTTGCGCCTCAATCTCCTGAACCGTTTTAGTGGCTGCAATTAATTGATCCTGGCTGTCGGTATCAATCCCGTAAAAACAGGGGTGAGTCACCGGAGGAGAGGAAATCCGCATGTGAACCTCGATCGCCCCCGCTTCCCGTAGAGCCTTGACAATTTTACGGCTCGTCGTGCCTCGCACCAGGGAATCATCCACAATCAGCACTCGCTTCCCAGTCAGCACATCTTTAAGTGGGTTGAGTTTCATGCGAATGCCCGACTCTCGCATACTCTGAGTCGGCTGAATGAAGGTGCGCCCGACGTAGCGGTTTTTGATCAGCCCTTCAGCGTAGGGAATTTTGGACTGTTGGGAAAACCCGATCGCCGCTGGAATACCGGAATCTGGAACACCGAGGATCAAATCGACATCTGCGGGAGACTCTAATGCCAGTTGTCGCCCAATCCGCATCCGGTAGCTGTAGAGGCTTTCCTCATTCATAACGCTATCGGGACGAGCAAAGTAGATCATTTCAAAGATGCAGAGTTTGCGTTTAACCTGGGGTGCCCAGCGGAAGGATGACAGCCCTGCTTCGGTAATCCAAACCAGTTCTCCTGGCTCCACATCGCGGAGATAATTTGCTCCAATGATATCCAACCCACAGGTTTCAGAGGCGATTACGTAACGTGTGGGAGCGGTGGAATCATCATCGCCGAGGGTGCCAATCACCAGAGGACGAATGCCGTTGGGATCCCGAGTCGCAATCAAGCCATCTGGAGTGCCGATCGCCAAACTAAAAGCTCCCTGGCAGCGGCGAAAGGCACGGGTTGCGCCTTCGAGCCAGTCATTACCTGCATTCACCTCCTGGGCGATCGCCAGCGCAATCATTTCAGAATCCGTTGTCGTTAAGAAAGGAGCATTGGATTGAATCAGTTCCTCCCGCAGCACAGTGGTGTTCACCAGGTTGCCATTGTGCGCCAGAGCCAGGGCACCCAGACGAGTATCTACAACCGCAGGTTGAGCATTCACCACACGGCTAGAACCCGTCGTGGAATAGCGGGTATGCCCCACGGCTAAGCTACCCACTAACTCACTGAGAACATCCTCATTAAAGACTTGGGACACCAGACCCATATCTTTATGGACATGGACAGCACCATGATCAAAGGTCGCAATGCCAGCGGATTCTTGTCCTCGGTGTTGTAGAGCAAAAAGACCAAAGTAGGTCAGCTTGGCTACATCTTCTCCTGGAGCATAAATGCCAAACACGCCACAGGCTTCTTCTGGTTTATCAGAAGGGTTTAATGTGGGTTGGGATTCGTCAAGGTCAGCAGAATGCGCGTTGGGAAATCGGTGATCTGCGGAATTTGGCATCATGGGAGAATTTAGCTCCTGGTGTGGTAATAGACAATGGATAGGAATTTGGGGGCTGTCAATAGGTGAACCAACTGGGGGAACCAAACCGAAAGTCAGAAGGGTTTCTTAATGTCACTTAACCCTTCTTTAATACATTACTTCACAGTATGGCAGGCTTCAGAAACAACGGAACCCTAATTTGTAACATTCACAGGCAAACCGGCAAAGAAAGTGGGAAAGGAGATTAAAAGAGGGGTCGAGGGATAACAAAGGGCAGGGATGACGAGGAAACGGAGGTCAAGAAATGAAGTTGTCTCAAAGCTGAATCTTGAGGCGGGAAACTGAGAGGCTCTACCTCTAAAACTGATAAGAGGCAGAAGAAGAGACAGAGCCTTTGAGATGGGGGTTTAAGACTCAGCTTGAAATCGAGAACAGTCAAACCTAACAGTGTATTTAGTTTTAGGAAGATTAGTCTGCTGTCATGCGTCGCTCAATGGCATTGAGCCAGCGATCGCCCATTGCCTCTATGCTAACGTCAACTACCTGGAGTCGGTCTACCGTCAAGAGGGTGAGGGAGGTATTAGATTCACTGACGTGACCTATCCGTTGCCAGTGATCTCCGAGGTGCTCCTGTAAATAGGATTCCCAAGTTTCACGCTGTTGCTCAGCGACAGACACTACAATGCGGGCACCGCCCTCGGCAAACAGCAGATGATCCCAGCGCACAGCCACTGAGGTGCTATCAACGGGTAACTCAATTGTGGCTCCGCGTTGCCCGCTAATACAGCATTCTGCCAGGGCGATCGCCAATCCTCCTTCGGCGCAATCGTGAGCCGATCGCACCCATCCCTGACGAATGCCGTCTCGACAAGCCGCTTGTACTTTTCGTTCTAGGTCAAAGTCAATGGCAGGAGGCAGCCCTGCAATAGTGTTGTGAATCACGGCGAGGTATTCCGATGCACCCAGTGTTACCTGTTCAGATGATGTCTCTACCCTTGCGCCTAAGAGATAGATCGAGTCTCCGGGCGATCGCCATCCCTGTCCACACGTTTGCGTTAAATCAGGTACTAATCCTACCATTCCTACCACAGGCGTGGGGTAGATGGGCTGCGGATTCCCGGTGGCATCCACCGTCTCGTTGTAGAGCGAGACATTGCCCCCAGTAACAGGCGTACTGAACTCCCGACAAGCCTCGGCTAACCCGCGACAGGCTTCTGCCAATTGCCAATAGCCAACGGGCTTTTCAGGACTACCGAAGTTGAGGTTATCGGTGACAGCCAGTGGATCAGCCCCCACACAACTGAGGTTGCGAGCGGCTTCAGCAACGGCTGCCTTTGCGCCTTCATAGGGATTTAAGTACACATACCGTCCGTTGCAATCGACCGTTGCTGCCACTCCCGATGTTATGGCTGACGGAGTTACCCCAGCAATCGGCTCCTGGGGGCGCAGACGAACGATCGCCGCATCGGCTCCACCCGGCAGAATCACCGTGTTGTTTTGTACCTGGTGGTCATATTGACGATAGACCCAGCGTTTTGAGGCGATCGTTGGGGTATCGAGCAAGGTCAGCAAAACATCGTTCCAGGTCTGCATCCGTCCCTGAATCTCAATTCCCTCGACCGTGCAACCGGGCAAGCTTGCAGCCGACCAACTCCAGGCTTGACGTGCATAGGCAGGCGGTTCCGCCAACAACTCACGGTGATAAATCGGGGTATTGTCTGCCAGAGCGGTTGCGGGAATCTCCGCCGCGACTTTCCCCTGGAAGAAGATCCGCACAATCGGCTCCTTGATCACCGTTCCAGCAACCACGGCGTGCAACCCCCACCGCTCAAAAATGTCAATCAGTTCTTGCTCCCGTCCCTTGTGAGCCACAAATAACATCCGTTCCTGGGACTCCGACAACAGGTATTCATAGGGCACCATCCCCGTTTCGCGCACCGGAATCAAATCCAGATCTAGCTCAATGCCCACACCCCCCTTGGCTGCCATCTCGGATGTGGAACAGGTAATGCCTGCGGCTCCCATATCCTGAG
This region includes:
- the ispG gene encoding (E)-4-hydroxy-3-methylbut-2-enyl-diphosphate synthase, producing the protein MQTLPNPVVSTPSLQFSTDMAIPRRKTRPVPVGDIFIGGDYPVAVQSMINEDTLDIDGSVAAIRRLHEIGCEIVRVTVPSMAHAKAMQEIRQKLYQSYKPVPLVADVHHNGMKIALEVANYVDNVRINPGLYVFEKPKGDRTEYTQSEFDEIGDKIRETLEPLVVSLREQGKSMRIGVNHGSLAERMLFTYGDTPEGMVESALEFIRICESLDFYNIEISLKASRVPVMIAANRLMVRRMDELGMDYPLHLGVTEAGDGEYGRIKSTAGIGTLLAEGIGDTIRVSLTEAPEKEIPVCYSILQALGLRRTMVEYVACPSCGRTLFNLEEVLHKVREATKHLTGLNIAVMGCIVNGPGEMADADYGYVGKQAGYISLYRGREEIKKVPEDQGVSELINLIKADGRWVDPQPASH
- a CDS encoding hybrid sensor histidine kinase/response regulator — encoded protein: MLATKILIVEDEAIVAEDIASCLEKMGYIIVDVVASSNAAIAAAVKYSPDLVLMDIMLQGEIDGIETSQSICSKLNIPVVYLTANADESTLERAKETGPFGYIIKPFKDRELRAAIEIALSRHQTEIETQKALAAAEALRQKAEETSELKSLYLSIASHEFRTPLSIIRMATELLQNYSNQMPECKRQQNLQRIQTATDSMNLLLEDVLMLGQVESGTLEIHLVPVELVSFCQEMIEMLQLSAGEKHCLEFRCNKAAIQAMIDEKLVWYLLNNLLVNAIKYSPEGGSVLLTLHLQDDQLCLQVQDQGIGIPLEHQTQLFEPFKRARNVGNIPGTGLGLAIAKRSVDLHQGQISFVSSPGEGTTFTVQLPFYPTPTGTVLS
- a CDS encoding PAS domain S-box protein, translating into MLSDLLPINAKDWEQVIECHPLTLSPETSLMQALQHFQQQGSTVTGAFVVTNGQLIGVLNTQIILRLVSLGIDLHQITVGETMVQPALTLNPADLQDVSILAYLQTQAADGVAIVNEQMHFLGAICPDRLQAYLRSNAVKWQHQVAQLQAENECLRRLHPTNSGSPSVNPAENSFNAARQIVLETIPDLMIRMTGEGVYIDFLPARNCKTIMPSSNMIGKAIFEVLPQTMANERMHYVKLALQTGETQIYEYEIIIDGIQSYQEVRITPSGADEVVVMVRDISDRKQRESQLEQTKVDLFQARANLEVQVKEHSTALEVANQRLQYEIAERKRIEQVLRENQIYLRIINKIAACLTSSSSIEHIIETTIEQLRKYFKTLRVAYFVLDEDNIISLIHQAQPANFSPITIDTDMSAATEWVNALRQFEPVIVEDISQASILASQKESLLAEKVQAVLDIPLKHSNTEIGILSFESAEPRRWSEYEIATLIEIANYLSLVLQEANTQKLCEWIEAALLQSRQTNALLATALEKAGDAIEITNADLMIEYVNPAWEKMTGYSRTEAIGKNPGTLLQGHEHDEALTRQIEATIATGQVWRGKGTAHRPDGTLFHQDITISPVFNAIGQIEHYVAVRRDVTLRQQAEEQLQSANDEMAALFAAMTDLIQVFDDQGRCLKTPTQPTSLFGSANDCIGKTLHDTFSPDLADYFLACIHQCLRSCQTLNVEYSLTLENHQTRWFDANISPINENTVIWVSRDTTERKQAEEQLKTSLHEKELLLKEVHHRVKNNMQVISSIFSLQSQHTTDPDTLTILADSQNRIRSMALIHEKLYQSNSLAKIDFADYVRSLMQNLFSTHRDQANKVQLNLDISDVPLNIDTAIPCGLILNELVSNSLKHAFKEKQSGEIMITFMNSTQEHVHLVVKDNGTGLPSNLNIYQTDSLGLRLIRALSRQLNGKWELYNNGGTVFTIVFPRFVER
- a CDS encoding histone deacetylase family protein, which produces MVSIVYSDEFLQHDTGYYHPENSGRLQAITTALRSVSWADQLEWRLPTAVDAQGTRLTDALYAVHPPRYVAAVKALAHRGGGHIDPDTPVSPRSYDVALLAVSAWLDGVDRVLEANAPTFVIARPPGHHALPELGMGFCIFANAAIAALYALRQPGVERVAILDWDVHHGNGTQAIVETNPSILFCSLHEFPQYPGTGATDEQGAHNNVINVPMSSGSTLKEYRPIFEDKIVPTLKRFQPDVLIVSAGYDANNDDPLAGICLQPQDYGVLTDYCLSVTRRIVFGLEGGYHFNALAQSVAATIERCL